From the genome of Trichoplusia ni isolate ovarian cell line Hi5 chromosome 26, tn1, whole genome shotgun sequence, one region includes:
- the LOC113505536 gene encoding uncharacterized protein LOC113505536: protein MLKASGEQLRRLWQNLKTRQRDALTRERQHRMATGGGGPCPDADIDPNIAEISPALFVEIQDTLDSDHIEVETVQETSNMETDVTATVPDPTSNPIISHSEIQSDDPSSEFSSNEKKLRVQILKAEHISREKRAEELHKLQVKFLQEKHDVEMQIMKEKLKEAKAKAESAQHHQ from the exons ATGTTAAAGGCGTCAGGAGAACAATTAAGGCGTCTTTGGCAAAATTTGAAGACCCGGCAAAGAGATGCTCTCACAAGAGAGCGTCAACATAGAATGGCCACTGGCGGTGGTGGTCCCTGCCCTGATGCTGACATCGACCCAAATATAGCCGAGATATCTCCCGCTCTCTTCGTGGAAATACAGGATACTTTGGACTCGGACCATATTG agGTAGAAACTGTTCAGGAAACAAGTAACATGGAAACAGATGTAACCGCCACTGTTCCTGATCCTACATCCAATCCAATCATTTCACATAGTGAAATTCAATCTGATGATCCTAGCTCTGAATTTtcatcaaatgaaaaaaaactgcgtgtacaaattttaaaagcagAACACATCAGCAGAGAAAAAAGAGCAGAAGAATTACACAAGCTCCAAGTAAAATTTCTGCAAGAAAAACATGATGTAGAAATGcaaattatgaaagaaaaattaaaagaagcgAAAGCTAAAGCCGAGTCAGCACAACATCACCAGTGA